A single region of the Drosophila takahashii strain IR98-3 E-12201 chromosome 2R, DtakHiC1v2, whole genome shotgun sequence genome encodes:
- the Hmgs gene encoding hydroxymethylglutaryl-CoA synthase 1, producing MASHWPQNVGIRAIEVLFPSQYVDQTELETFDGASAGKYTIGLGQAKMGFCSDREDVNSLCLTVVSRLLERYHVKHSEIGRLEVGTETIVDKSKSVKSVLMQLFAESGNTDIEGIDTTNACYGGTAALFNAVNWVESSSWDGRLALAVCADIAVYAKGAARPTGGAGAVAMLVGPNAPLIFDRGLRATHMEHAYDFYKPDLSSEYPTVDGKLSIQCYLSALDTCYRLYRKKFDQQQKDSSANLSTFDAILFHTPFCKLVQKSVGRLSFNDFLLSSEAERTKQFPGLERFNSSTLESTYFDRDVEKAFLTQSAEIFASKTKKSLLLANQVGNMYTPSVYSGLVSLLIGEPAKELVGKRIGVFSYGSGLAASMYSISVTQDAAAFEQFVAKLDYVQPLLNSREKVAPEQFSALMEVREKNNHAAPYTPTGSISSLFPGTYYLKDVDALHRRTYERTPTISNGVH from the coding sequence ATGGCATCCCACTGGCCCCAGAACGTTGGAATACGCGCCATCGAGGTGCTCTTCCCCTCGCAGTACGTGGACCAGACCGAGCTGGAGACCTTCGACGGCGCCTCCGCGGGCAAGTACACAATTGGCCTGGGCCAAGCCAAGATGGGCTTCTGCTCGGACCGCGAGGACGTCAACTCGCTGTGCCTGACGGTTGTGAGCCGCCTGCTGGAGCGGTACCACGTGAAGCACTCGGAGATCGGGCGGCTAGAAGTCGGCACCGAGACGATCGTGGACAAGTCCAAGTCTGTCAAGTCGGTGCTGATGCAGCTGTTCGCCGAGAGCGGTAACACGGACATCGAGGGCATCGACACCACAAACGCCTGCTACGGCGGCACGGCGGCGCTCTTCAATGCCGTCAACTGGGTGGAATCCTCCAGCTGGGATGGCCGCCTGGCCCTGGCCGTCTGTGCCGACATCGCCGTGTATGCCAAGGGTGCTGCGCGCCCAACTGGCGGCGCTGGTGCGGTGGCCATGCTGGTGGGTCCAAATGCGCCGCTGATCTTCGATCGCGGACTGCGCGCCACGCACATGGAGCATGCCTACGACTTCTACAAGCCCGACCTCAGCTCCGAGTATCCGACGGTGGACGGAAAGCTCTCCATTCAGTGCTACCTGTCTGCCCTGGACACCTGCTACCGGTTGTACCGCAAGAAGTTCGACCAGCAGCAGAAGGATAGCTCAGCCAACTTAAGCACCTTCGACGCCATCCTGTTCCACACGCCCTTCTGCAAGCTAGTGCAAAAGTCCGTGGGTCGCCTGAGCTTCAACGACTTCCTGCTGAGCAGCGAGGCGGAGCGCACGAAGCAGTTTCCCGGCCTGGAGCGATTCAATAGCTCCACGCTGGAGAGCACCTACTTCGATCGCGATGTGGAGAAGGCCTTCCTCACCCAGTCGGCGGAGATCTTTGCCAGCAAGACCAAGAAatcgctgctgctggccaaccAGGTGGGCAACATGTACACCCCGTCGGTTTACTCGGGTCTGGTGTCCCTGCTGATTGGCGAGCCGGCCAAGGAGCTGGTGGGCAAGCGGATTGGGGTGTTCTCCTACGGCTCCGGACTGGCGGCATCCATGTACTCGATAAGTGTGACCCAGGACGCGGCCGCCTTTGAGCAGTTCGTGGCGAAACTGGACTATGTGCAGCCGCTGCTGAATTCGCGCGAGAAGGTGGCCCCCGAGCAGTTCTCCGCCCTGATGGAGGTGCGGGAGAAGAACAACCATGCGGCGCCCTACACGCCCACCGGCAGCATCTCCTCCCTGTTTCCCGGCACCTACTACCTGAAGGACGTCGACGCGCTGCATCGTCGCACCTACGAACGCACGCCGACCATCAGCAATGGGGTGCACTAA